A stretch of the Flavobacterium aquiphilum genome encodes the following:
- a CDS encoding AtpZ/AtpI family protein: protein MSTNKDPKKNNYNKWLALINIPIQMGVIIFLFSYLGNWLDQNHPSPKVYYVKVMVLIGVFLALYNVIRQVNEINNKQ, encoded by the coding sequence ATGTCGACGAATAAAGACCCCAAAAAAAACAACTATAATAAATGGTTGGCCTTAATTAACATCCCAATCCAAATGGGAGTTATTATTTTTCTGTTTTCATATTTAGGAAATTGGCTGGATCAAAATCATCCCAGTCCAAAAGTCTATTATGTAAAAGTGATGGTTTTGATAGGTGTTTTTTTGGCACTCTATAATGTAATCCGTCAGGTAAACGAAATAAACAATAAGCAATAA
- a CDS encoding F0F1 ATP synthase subunit B: MEKLINQFEFGLFFWQVLIFVGLILLLKKFAWKPILDAVNDREEGIKNALLSAENAKKEMQNLQADNQRILQEARLERDNMLKEAREMKDKMVEDAKTEAQAQGQKMIDQAKVAIESEKNAAMAELKLQVSSLALGIAEKLLKEELSNKETQTKLVEKLLEDVKMN; the protein is encoded by the coding sequence ATGGAAAAGTTAATAAATCAGTTTGAGTTCGGTTTGTTTTTCTGGCAAGTATTAATATTTGTTGGGTTAATATTGTTATTGAAAAAATTCGCTTGGAAACCTATTCTTGATGCTGTAAACGATAGAGAAGAAGGAATTAAAAATGCTTTGCTTTCTGCTGAAAATGCTAAAAAAGAAATGCAAAATTTACAAGCTGATAACCAACGTATTTTACAAGAAGCTAGATTAGAGCGTGACAACATGCTTAAAGAAGCTCGTGAAATGAAAGATAAAATGGTTGAAGATGCAAAAACTGAAGCTCAAGCACAAGGTCAAAAAATGATTGATCAGGCAAAAGTTGCTATCGAAAGCGAGAAAAACGCTGCTATGGCTGAATTGAAATTACAAGTTTCTTCTCTAGCTTTAGGAATTGCTGAAAAATTATTGAAAGAAGAATTGTCTAACAAAGAGACTCAAACAAAATTAGTTGAGAAATTGTTAGAAGACGTAAAAATGAACTAA
- a CDS encoding DUF6168 family protein: protein MNLKKSLPFLTLLAISVLLFIIHKMVFYSLRINQETFYYSLEILYLFFFSFSAIIFGVLLTIKKRSFDNVGMSFLLATSIKMIFCYLILRPLLQIPKPNDPTERINFFILFIVFLTIETLFTIRLVNEKK from the coding sequence ATGAACCTTAAAAAATCACTCCCTTTCTTAACTTTACTAGCCATTTCAGTCCTATTATTTATCATCCATAAAATGGTCTTCTATAGTTTAAGAATTAATCAGGAGACTTTTTATTATTCGCTGGAAATACTTTATTTGTTTTTTTTCTCTTTTTCGGCAATTATTTTCGGAGTTTTATTAACAATAAAAAAAAGAAGTTTTGATAATGTAGGAATGTCATTCTTATTGGCAACAAGTATAAAGATGATTTTTTGTTACTTGATTTTAAGGCCATTATTACAGATTCCAAAACCCAATGATCCAACCGAAAGAATAAATTTCTTCATATTGTTTATTGTCTTTTTAACAATTGAGACTCTTTTTACGATACGCTTGGTTAATGAAAAAAAATGA
- a CDS encoding DUF5687 family protein, producing the protein MLTKFIYLEWKSFTRSASFAQNLALKILMGFLILYFTLVFLAMGIGTFYILKEMKLEPLVTVNKFLVYYFLMDLVVRLLLQAIPVMNIRPLLTMPFKRPTIVHFSLGKTMLSFFNLVHAFFFLPFCAVLIYEGYDIISVLIWGTGLFALVYINNFLNILLNNKDSLLGIFLAIILTLGGCQYYKLFDITNYVYPFFEALFHTKWAFMIPVLALMGLYFWTYNYLKGDLYLDAGLSAKNDIARTENLTWLNQFGTLGTFLKNDIKLIKRNKRSKTTIGLSILFLFYGLIFFNANSHQPEVMKIFAGIFVSGGFLFTFGQFVPSWDSSYYQLMMTQNVPYRGYLNSKWWLIVIGTVVSTVLASFYLYFGWQVYLTVVAGAIYNIGVNSHLVLLGGAFTKTPIDLSMSKGAFGDKKSFNVNTMLLSLPKLLLPVLLYWLGSFIMNPKLGLAFVALAGVLGFMFRSSVFSLIEKIYKKEKYKTIEAYKQKQ; encoded by the coding sequence ATGTTAACAAAATTTATTTATCTCGAATGGAAATCCTTTACTAGATCTGCTTCGTTTGCCCAGAATTTGGCTTTGAAAATTTTAATGGGATTTCTAATCCTGTATTTCACATTAGTTTTTTTGGCAATGGGAATAGGGACTTTTTATATTCTTAAGGAAATGAAATTGGAACCACTTGTAACAGTAAATAAATTTCTGGTCTATTATTTTTTAATGGATTTGGTTGTTCGACTTTTGTTACAGGCAATTCCGGTTATGAATATTCGGCCATTGTTGACTATGCCATTTAAAAGGCCAACGATTGTACATTTTTCATTAGGGAAAACAATGTTGTCTTTTTTTAACTTAGTACATGCTTTTTTCTTTCTTCCTTTTTGTGCTGTTTTAATATATGAAGGATATGACATAATTAGTGTATTGATTTGGGGAACAGGTCTTTTCGCATTGGTTTATATCAATAATTTTTTAAATATTCTGTTGAATAACAAAGACAGTTTATTGGGGATTTTCCTGGCCATTATCCTAACTTTAGGAGGATGTCAGTATTATAAGCTTTTTGATATTACCAATTATGTTTATCCGTTTTTTGAAGCTTTATTTCATACCAAATGGGCTTTTATGATACCGGTTTTGGCATTGATGGGATTGTACTTTTGGACATACAATTATTTAAAGGGTGATTTGTATTTGGATGCAGGATTGTCTGCCAAAAATGATATTGCTAGAACCGAGAATTTAACTTGGCTAAACCAGTTTGGGACATTGGGTACGTTTTTGAAAAATGACATTAAATTAATCAAAAGAAATAAACGCTCGAAAACTACCATTGGGCTTAGTATTTTGTTTTTATTTTACGGATTGATTTTTTTTAATGCTAATTCTCATCAACCGGAAGTGATGAAAATTTTTGCCGGGATTTTTGTTTCGGGCGGTTTTTTATTCACTTTTGGTCAGTTCGTTCCAAGTTGGGACAGTTCGTATTATCAGTTGATGATGACACAAAATGTTCCATATCGAGGGTATTTGAATTCTAAATGGTGGCTCATTGTTATTGGAACAGTTGTTTCGACTGTTTTGGCTTCCTTTTATTTGTATTTTGGATGGCAAGTTTATCTAACAGTTGTTGCTGGAGCTATTTATAATATAGGAGTGAATTCACATTTGGTTTTACTGGGAGGGGCTTTTACAAAGACGCCAATAGATTTATCGATGTCAAAAGGAGCTTTTGGTGACAAAAAAAGCTTTAATGTAAATACGATGCTTCTGTCTTTACCCAAATTACTTTTACCAGTGCTTTTATATTGGTTAGGGTCCTTTATAATGAATCCGAAATTGGGCTTGGCTTTTGTGGCGTTAGCAGGAGTATTGGGATTTATGTTTAGAAGTTCTGTTTTTTCATTAATAGAAAAAATTTATAAAAAGGAGAAGTACAAAACCATTGAGGCTTACAAGCAAAAACAATAG
- a CDS encoding ferredoxin--NADP reductase, which produces MPSFLKLIVKEVKHETKDAVSILFNVPEELKPNYTFIAGQYVNLRLTLDNTEIRRAYSICSAPGSGELRIAVKAVKDGVFSQFANNQLKAGDVLEVGKPEGKFIFEPEIDRQKNYIAFAAGSGITPVLSILKTVLKNEPKSSFVLVYGNKSPEQTIFHQELHDLHLQYTGRLFVHYVYSQANVENALFGRIDKAAVNYALNNKHASLEFDKFYLCGPEDMINTVSSVLKEKNVKESAIKFELFTASSQEHTIKQSLDGHSKITVMVDDEETSFEMSQKQTILDAALKQGIDAPYSCQGGICSSCLARVTEGAAEMKKNSILSDSEIEEGLILTCQAHPTTPTIRVDYDDV; this is translated from the coding sequence ATGCCGTCCTTTCTAAAATTGATTGTAAAAGAAGTGAAACACGAAACCAAAGATGCGGTTTCGATACTTTTTAATGTCCCTGAAGAATTAAAACCGAATTATACTTTCATAGCAGGTCAATATGTAAATTTACGTTTAACATTGGACAATACCGAAATTCGTCGTGCTTATTCCATTTGTTCAGCTCCTGGGAGCGGGGAATTGCGAATCGCAGTTAAAGCCGTAAAGGATGGTGTTTTTTCACAATTTGCAAATAACCAATTAAAAGCAGGAGACGTCCTTGAAGTGGGAAAACCTGAAGGGAAATTTATTTTTGAACCCGAAATTGACCGTCAAAAAAATTATATCGCTTTTGCGGCAGGAAGTGGAATAACACCTGTTTTATCCATTCTGAAAACAGTACTTAAAAACGAACCGAAAAGTTCATTTGTATTGGTTTACGGAAATAAATCACCGGAACAAACCATTTTTCATCAAGAGCTACACGATTTACACCTGCAATATACCGGTCGTCTTTTTGTACATTATGTGTACAGCCAAGCTAATGTTGAAAACGCTTTATTTGGACGAATCGACAAAGCCGCTGTAAATTATGCGTTGAATAACAAACACGCTTCATTGGAATTTGACAAATTCTATTTATGTGGTCCCGAAGATATGATTAACACTGTTTCAAGTGTTTTGAAAGAAAAAAATGTAAAGGAATCAGCTATAAAATTTGAGCTTTTTACTGCTTCTTCACAGGAACATACCATCAAACAATCCTTGGATGGGCATTCCAAAATAACTGTTATGGTTGATGATGAAGAAACCAGTTTTGAAATGTCACAAAAACAAACTATTCTTGATGCAGCTCTTAAACAAGGAATTGATGCTCCATATTCCTGTCAAGGAGGTATCTGCAGTAGTTGTTTGGCACGCGTTACCGAAGGTGCCGCCGAAATGAAGAAAAACTCAATCCTATCGGATTCCGAAATTGAAGAAGGCCTAATTCTGACTTGTCAAGCACATCCTACCACACCAACAATACGGGTAGATTATGATGATGTTTAA
- the atpB gene encoding F0F1 ATP synthase subunit A yields the protein MVISNKALRFIIATFVICLPLISMANPEKDSTAVETVVAHEGVEANHEAHAEPTDVKSKVKAFVKHHVLDSHEFSFFQDDETGKYYGFSLPIIIWDNGLQIFSSSKFEHGEAVAESNGNYYKLNHHDGKIYKTDASGTITEDEKTGHPTNERVLDFSITKSVLAIMIAAVLMFIIFTSLAKSYAKNNGIAAGGARIFEPLVLFIRDDIAIPNIGEKHYKKYMSYLLTIFFFILFLNIFGLMPFGVNVTGNLTITFSLAILTFLITNFTAKKDYWGHIFWMPGVPKLMRIVLAPIELLGVFIKPFSLMIRLYANIFAGHIVLMSIIGLMFIFKSWLGSSLSFGLSFALSILEILVAFLQAYIFTMLSALYFGMAVEEHHHEEAHH from the coding sequence ATGGTGATTTCCAACAAAGCACTTAGATTTATTATAGCGACTTTCGTTATATGTCTTCCTTTAATTAGTATGGCAAACCCTGAAAAGGACTCTACAGCAGTTGAAACTGTAGTTGCACATGAAGGAGTTGAAGCAAACCACGAAGCACATGCTGAGCCAACAGATGTGAAGTCAAAAGTAAAAGCATTTGTAAAACACCACGTTTTAGATTCACACGAATTTTCTTTTTTCCAAGATGACGAAACAGGAAAGTACTATGGTTTTTCATTACCTATTATTATTTGGGATAATGGATTGCAAATTTTCTCTTCTTCAAAATTTGAGCACGGAGAAGCTGTTGCCGAATCAAATGGAAACTACTACAAATTGAACCACCACGACGGTAAAATCTATAAGACTGATGCTAGTGGTACAATTACTGAAGATGAGAAAACAGGTCATCCAACAAATGAGCGTGTTTTGGATTTTTCAATCACAAAATCGGTTTTGGCTATAATGATTGCTGCTGTTTTGATGTTTATCATTTTTACAAGTCTGGCAAAATCTTATGCTAAAAATAACGGAATCGCTGCAGGAGGTGCTCGTATTTTTGAGCCGCTTGTATTGTTTATTCGTGACGATATTGCAATTCCTAATATTGGAGAGAAACACTATAAAAAGTACATGAGTTATTTATTGACGATCTTCTTCTTTATTTTGTTTTTGAATATTTTTGGTTTGATGCCATTCGGTGTTAATGTTACCGGAAACCTTACTATTACTTTTTCATTGGCAATCCTTACTTTTTTAATCACAAACTTTACTGCTAAGAAAGATTATTGGGGACATATCTTTTGGATGCCAGGTGTACCAAAACTAATGCGTATTGTTTTGGCTCCGATTGAATTGTTGGGAGTTTTCATTAAGCCTTTCTCATTGATGATTCGTTTGTACGCGAATATATTTGCGGGACACATCGTATTGATGAGTATTATTGGATTGATGTTTATTTTCAAAAGCTGGTTAGGAAGTAGTTTGTCATTTGGATTATCTTTTGCTCTTTCAATTCTTGAAATATTAGTAGCATTTTTACAAGCTTATATTTTCACGATGTTGTCTGCACTATATTTTGGTATGGCTGTAGAAGAGCATCACCATGAGGAAGCTCATCACTAA
- a CDS encoding tetratricopeptide repeat protein, whose amino-acid sequence MKSNTSKYILATALLSFLIACSTKKDTFLARNSHALSTKYNILYNGQIALDKGLKAVNDNTTENFWKRLPVEKMLISDDAPIDGKTKNSDFEVAEGKATKGIQKHSMNIGGTEKNYQIDEAYLLLGKARYFDQRFIPALDAFNYILYKYPNSSNIYNAKIWREKTNVRLGNDALAIKNISKLIKDNDLRKQEFANANAILADAFLNLEEKDSAVVKLKLANAFTKIHNERERYSFLLGQLYEEDGQKDSAIYFYQKVIDMNRKAERKFVIQAYAKKAKLNNYQGADYDEFVKRSKKIMEDRENRPYLDVIYHSIGIFYDNNNEKEKALDYYNASLDTKSKDSYLNASNYRNIGNLYFKHTDYFAAAKSYDKCLELLDPKTREYLQISKIRKNLDEAIVNEAIAKRNDSIIYVTSLKEPERVIYYENYIQKLKSSDDLKKLLAEKQKKIEGNIALNMAGKMPNDVIQNQNGQNVTPAFAPPTNSNPSAASNLFYFYNPNTVAYGKLEFKKIWGNRAQTGYWRVSATNNVDPNAPNIAAAKPEQDSIKQVAATEVNEKYTTDYYLKQLPKSQTTIDSITKERNEIYYQLGVIYKEKFKEYDLATNRLEKLLTYQPEEKLIPPTKYNLYKIYEITNPSKVASIKNELVSQYPNSRYAQIITNSKLQEGIAADSPEAVYERLYRSYQQENFGLVMQQIDGLISHFSGEAIVPKFELLKAYTIGKLHGLDAYKKAIEYVVDNYANSKEGKDAIEILKTQIPLLEKMSFSTVDSKNWKVVFRIDKNDVKSESEIEKKLVLFLANENVERLKYSCDLYTEKESLVTILGIHSESYAQFVAALFAQNDKYKINQPGIVISNENYKIVQIKKNLDEFLSLKKS is encoded by the coding sequence TTGAAAAGCAATACTTCAAAATATATTTTAGCTACGGCACTACTGTCTTTCTTGATAGCTTGTTCTACCAAGAAAGACACTTTTTTGGCTAGAAATTCCCACGCTTTGAGTACAAAATATAATATATTGTACAATGGGCAAATCGCTTTGGACAAAGGGTTGAAAGCGGTAAATGACAATACTACCGAAAATTTCTGGAAACGTTTGCCTGTCGAAAAAATGTTGATTAGCGATGATGCGCCTATTGATGGAAAAACTAAAAATTCCGATTTTGAAGTTGCTGAGGGAAAGGCAACAAAAGGTATTCAAAAGCATTCAATGAACATTGGTGGCACCGAAAAAAATTACCAAATAGACGAAGCTTATTTATTGCTTGGAAAAGCGAGGTATTTTGATCAAAGGTTTATTCCGGCCTTAGATGCTTTCAATTATATTCTTTATAAATATCCAAACAGCAGTAATATATATAATGCCAAAATTTGGCGCGAAAAAACCAATGTTCGATTAGGGAATGATGCTTTGGCTATAAAAAATATCTCAAAACTTATTAAAGACAACGATTTAAGAAAACAGGAATTTGCAAATGCGAACGCTATTCTGGCAGATGCTTTTTTGAATCTTGAGGAAAAAGATAGTGCGGTCGTTAAGTTAAAATTAGCGAATGCCTTTACCAAAATCCATAATGAAAGAGAACGTTATTCTTTTTTATTGGGACAATTGTATGAAGAAGACGGGCAAAAGGACAGCGCCATTTATTTTTATCAAAAGGTTATTGATATGAATAGAAAGGCCGAAAGGAAATTTGTTATTCAGGCTTACGCCAAAAAAGCGAAACTTAATAATTATCAGGGTGCTGACTATGATGAATTCGTCAAGAGATCCAAAAAGATTATGGAAGACAGGGAAAACAGACCCTATCTGGATGTGATTTATCATAGCATCGGAATATTTTACGACAATAATAACGAGAAGGAAAAGGCCTTAGATTATTATAACGCTTCTTTGGATACGAAATCTAAAGATTCTTATTTGAATGCTTCCAATTATAGAAATATTGGGAATTTATATTTTAAGCATACGGATTATTTTGCAGCGGCCAAAAGCTACGATAAGTGTTTGGAACTATTGGATCCAAAAACAAGGGAATACCTTCAGATTTCGAAAATTAGAAAGAATCTGGATGAAGCAATTGTCAACGAGGCAATAGCCAAACGAAATGACAGTATTATTTACGTTACTTCTTTGAAAGAGCCAGAACGGGTAATTTATTATGAAAATTATATTCAGAAATTAAAAAGCAGTGACGATCTTAAAAAACTGCTTGCTGAAAAACAAAAGAAAATAGAAGGCAACATTGCATTGAATATGGCTGGAAAAATGCCAAATGATGTTATTCAGAATCAAAATGGTCAAAATGTGACTCCAGCTTTTGCACCGCCGACAAATAGTAATCCATCGGCAGCTTCAAATCTATTCTATTTTTATAACCCCAATACGGTTGCTTATGGGAAATTGGAGTTTAAAAAGATATGGGGAAATAGGGCACAAACTGGATATTGGAGAGTTTCGGCTACAAATAATGTAGATCCAAATGCGCCGAATATTGCCGCTGCAAAACCAGAGCAGGATTCTATTAAACAAGTAGCTGCTACCGAAGTAAACGAAAAATACACCACAGATTATTATTTGAAGCAATTGCCAAAATCACAAACTACAATTGATAGTATCACTAAAGAAAGAAATGAGATTTATTATCAATTGGGAGTTATTTACAAAGAAAAATTCAAGGAATACGATTTGGCGACAAACAGACTGGAGAAATTATTAACCTACCAACCGGAAGAGAAATTAATTCCTCCCACAAAATACAACTTATATAAAATATATGAGATTACCAATCCGAGTAAGGTAGCATCAATTAAGAATGAGTTAGTAAGCCAATATCCAAATTCGCGTTATGCGCAAATCATAACCAATTCTAAATTACAGGAGGGCATCGCTGCTGACAGTCCCGAAGCAGTGTATGAAAGATTGTATCGATCGTACCAACAGGAAAATTTCGGGTTGGTTATGCAGCAGATAGATGGTTTAATTAGCCATTTTTCGGGTGAAGCCATAGTTCCAAAATTTGAATTGCTAAAAGCATATACTATAGGTAAACTCCACGGATTGGATGCTTATAAAAAAGCAATAGAATATGTGGTCGATAATTATGCTAATAGTAAAGAAGGAAAAGATGCGATAGAAATTCTTAAAACTCAGATTCCGCTTTTGGAGAAAATGAGTTTCAGTACGGTTGATTCCAAGAATTGGAAAGTTGTTTTTAGGATTGATAAAAATGATGTAAAAAGTGAATCTGAAATAGAAAAGAAATTAGTTTTGTTTTTGGCCAATGAAAATGTAGAGAGGTTAAAATACAGTTGTGATCTTTATACCGAAAAAGAAAGTCTTGTGACTATTCTGGGAATTCACTCTGAATCGTATGCTCAATTTGTGGCGGCGCTTTTTGCCCAAAATGATAAGTATAAAATTAACCAGCCGGGAATTGTCATTTCAAATGAAAATTATAAAATTGTTCAAATCAAGAAAAATCTTGATGAGTTTCTTTCACTAAAAAAATCGTAA
- a CDS encoding bactofilin family protein, with product MFDKKPKSYTDLLGKTNRIVEGTTIHGDIVSPADFRLDGELIGNFTSNGKLVIGPAGSVKGDIICNTADIEGKFEGKIQVEEILNIKESANIIGEVVIGKLSVEPGAIFNASCVMLSGNTKGTKNVDE from the coding sequence ATGTTTGACAAAAAACCAAAATCCTATACAGATCTTCTAGGAAAAACCAATAGAATTGTTGAAGGTACGACGATTCATGGCGACATAGTTTCTCCAGCCGATTTTAGATTAGATGGTGAATTGATAGGGAATTTTACTTCGAACGGGAAATTGGTAATTGGCCCTGCCGGAAGTGTCAAAGGGGATATTATTTGTAATACTGCCGACATAGAAGGAAAATTTGAAGGAAAAATCCAGGTTGAAGAGATTTTAAATATCAAAGAATCGGCAAATATTATAGGAGAGGTTGTAATTGGTAAATTATCTGTTGAACCTGGGGCTATTTTCAATGCATCCTGTGTTATGTTATCTGGTAATACTAAAGGGACAAAAAATGTCGACGAATAA
- a CDS encoding glycosyltransferase family 9 protein, producing MRLSAMGDVAMTVPVLRAFVNQYPEVKITVVSRPFFKPFFEGIPNLSFFAFDEKVRHKGSLGLFRLFQDLKALKIDAFADLHNVLRSKVVRTLFVVSGKKIASVDKGREEKKALTRPENKIFKPLTTMFERHVKVFEELGFSINLANPIFPQKAILDSEILNIIGNSHQKLIGIAPFAQYDSKVYPMDLMQEVIDILALDQNNTILLFGGGKKEVEVLNTLSSGKENVINMAGKIKFQQELQLISNLNVMLSMDSGNAHIAAMLGVKVITLWGATHPYAGFSPFNQPLTNALVSDRNLYPKLPTSVYGNKKVEGYDDVMRTITVQEVVSKINSELN from the coding sequence ATGAGACTATCCGCAATGGGAGATGTCGCCATGACGGTTCCTGTTTTACGCGCTTTTGTAAATCAGTATCCTGAAGTAAAAATTACTGTAGTTTCAAGACCTTTTTTCAAACCTTTTTTTGAGGGTATTCCAAATCTTTCTTTTTTTGCTTTTGATGAAAAAGTAAGGCATAAAGGTTCTTTGGGATTATTTAGATTGTTCCAGGATTTGAAAGCATTAAAGATCGACGCTTTTGCCGATTTGCATAATGTCTTGCGTTCGAAAGTGGTTCGGACACTTTTTGTTGTTAGCGGAAAAAAAATAGCCTCGGTTGACAAAGGAAGGGAAGAGAAAAAAGCTTTGACTCGTCCAGAAAACAAAATTTTTAAGCCGTTGACAACCATGTTTGAAAGACACGTCAAAGTGTTTGAGGAACTCGGTTTTTCGATAAATTTAGCCAATCCAATATTTCCTCAGAAAGCTATTTTAGATTCTGAAATCCTGAATATAATTGGCAATTCACACCAAAAATTGATTGGGATAGCACCTTTTGCACAATACGATTCCAAAGTATATCCTATGGATTTGATGCAAGAAGTGATTGACATTTTAGCATTAGATCAAAATAACACTATTTTGCTTTTTGGCGGAGGAAAAAAAGAAGTCGAAGTTTTGAATACATTGAGTTCTGGTAAAGAAAATGTCATTAATATGGCTGGGAAGATCAAATTTCAGCAGGAATTGCAGCTTATCAGCAATCTTAATGTTATGCTTTCTATGGATTCCGGTAATGCTCATATCGCGGCGATGCTTGGTGTAAAAGTAATTACGCTTTGGGGCGCAACACATCCATATGCTGGATTTTCACCTTTTAATCAACCTTTGACAAATGCTTTGGTTTCGGATAGGAATTTATATCCAAAATTGCCAACATCAGTTTACGGTAATAAAAAAGTGGAAGGCTATGATGATGTTATGCGAACGATTACGGTGCAAGAGGTAGTTTCTAAAATTAACTCAGAATTAAATTAA
- a CDS encoding ABC transporter ATP-binding protein produces the protein MIQVKNLSKQYNGITVLNIESLEIPKGQSFGLVGNNGAGKTTFFSLLLDLIQPSTGQILNNEIQVNASEDWKPFTASFLDESFLIGYLTPEEYFYFIGDLRGQNKADVDLLLAQHEEFFNGEILKNKKYLRDLSKGNQKKVGIIATLIGNPEVIILDEPFANLDPTTVNRLKKIIKELSDNPNITILVSSHDLQHTVDVCDRIVALNKGELVKDMATSKETLQELELFFAV, from the coding sequence ATGATACAAGTAAAAAATCTTTCTAAACAATATAATGGGATTACTGTATTGAATATAGAATCATTGGAAATTCCAAAAGGCCAAAGTTTTGGATTAGTGGGTAACAACGGAGCAGGAAAAACAACTTTTTTTAGTTTGTTGTTGGATTTAATTCAGCCCTCAACAGGACAAATTTTAAACAATGAAATTCAGGTGAATGCGAGTGAGGATTGGAAACCTTTTACGGCTTCTTTTCTGGACGAAAGTTTTTTGATTGGTTATCTGACTCCTGAAGAATACTTTTATTTCATAGGTGATTTAAGAGGTCAAAACAAAGCTGATGTCGATCTGTTATTAGCTCAACATGAAGAATTTTTTAATGGTGAAATCCTTAAAAATAAAAAATATTTACGCGATTTATCCAAAGGAAACCAAAAGAAAGTGGGAATAATTGCCACGCTGATTGGAAATCCTGAGGTAATTATTTTGGATGAGCCTTTTGCTAATTTGGATCCAACTACTGTTAATAGGTTGAAAAAAATCATCAAAGAATTGTCCGATAATCCTAATATTACGATTTTAGTTTCCAGCCATGATTTACAACATACGGTAGATGTTTGCGACAGAATCGTTGCACTGAATAAGGGTGAATTGGTCAAAGACATGGCAACTTCGAAGGAAACACTTCAGGAATTGGAATTGTTTTTTGCAGTTTAA
- the atpE gene encoding ATP synthase F0 subunit C has product MQIPTIVGAGLIVIGAGLGIGRIGGSAMDAIARQPEASGKIQTAMLIAAALIEGIGFAALFAA; this is encoded by the coding sequence ATGCAAATTCCAACTATTGTAGGAGCAGGATTAATCGTAATCGGAGCAGGTTTAGGTATTGGTAGAATCGGTGGTTCAGCAATGGACGCTATTGCTCGTCAACCAGAAGCTTCAGGAAAAATCCAAACAGCTATGCTTATTGCAGCTGCACTTATTGAAGGTATCGGTTTCGCTGCTTTATTCGCTGCGTAA
- a CDS encoding DUF4254 domain-containing protein: MFSQLAYKVFEQSIIDYHQFDNVDQPINNPYPKEKFEHLLYLKNWIDTVQWHFEDIIRDPNIDPVAALTLKRRIDASNQERTDMVEYIDSYFLQKYSNVVVKDNAKINSESPAWAFDRLSILALKIYHMNEEATRAEATQDHRDKCQAKLNVLLEQRSDLSTAIDDLLKDIENGDKFMKVYKQMKMYNDDELNPVLYQNKK, from the coding sequence ATGTTTTCACAATTAGCTTATAAAGTATTTGAGCAAAGTATAATAGATTATCATCAATTTGATAATGTGGATCAACCTATAAATAATCCTTATCCAAAAGAAAAATTTGAGCATTTGTTATATCTAAAAAACTGGATTGACACGGTGCAATGGCATTTTGAAGATATTATTCGTGATCCAAATATTGACCCGGTTGCGGCTTTGACATTGAAAAGAAGAATAGACGCTTCGAATCAGGAACGTACAGATATGGTTGAATATATCGACAGTTATTTTCTTCAAAAATACAGCAATGTTGTGGTTAAGGACAATGCTAAAATCAATTCAGAAAGTCCTGCCTGGGCATTTGACAGATTGTCTATTTTGGCTTTGAAAATTTATCACATGAACGAGGAAGCTACACGTGCTGAAGCTACACAAGATCATAGAGATAAATGCCAGGCTAAATTGAACGTTCTGTTGGAACAAAGATCCGATTTGTCAACAGCGATTGATGATTTATTGAAAGATATTGAAAATGGTGATAAATTCATGAAAGTGTACAAGCAAATGAAAATGTACAATGATGATGAATTGAATCCTGTATTGTATCAAAATAAAAAATAA